From Ignavibacterium sp.:
CGATTGTAAACCTTGTGGAATTCATGGATATAAAGAATGTCCGTTGGATCATTTTAATTGTGCAAATAAATTATCTGAAAATGAAGTTCTAAGAATTGCAGAGGAAATGTTAAATGAACACACAGGTAGTTAAATTTATAAATATTGATGAGAATTTTGATCAGGCAATAAAATTCGCAACCGAGCTATTTTTTAATGGCGGAGTTTTTATTTATCCTACTGATACAATTTATGGTTTTGGTGGTAATCCATTTAATGATGAAGTGCTAAGAAAGATTACAAAAATAAAAGGAAGACCGGATTGGAAAAGATATATTCATCTCATTGGCAGTGTTGAAATCCTGGCAAAGTATGCTGATATAAAATCCGAAAAGTTTTATGATTTTCTTCTGAGCATTTGGCCTAATCCGATTTCGGTTGTGTTAAAACTGAATGAGCAGACTCGTGATATTCTTGGCTCTGATACCGGAGCATTTCGTATCCCTAATAACAGATTTTGTCTCAGGTTTCTTAATGAAATAAAAATGCCACTCATTTCCACAAGTGTAAATCGTTCTGGCAAGGAGCCGATGAATGATCCTGATATGATAATGCAGGAATTTGGGAAAGAAATAGATGCACTTTTTTATTCATCCCAAAAATCATTTTTTGAAGCGTCAACTGTTATAGACTTAAGTGATGATAAACCTAAGTTAATTCGCGAAGGGAAGATTAAATTCTCTGACATAATCAAAAATTTCAAATAAATGAAAATTAAATTCGATAAAAAACGGTTAAAGAAACTAACTGAATTTTCTGTGGTCTTGGTTCCACACGATCCATCAACCGGAACTAAAACTATCAAACTTTCTTTTCTAAAAATCACTACACTAATTCTGATTTATACTTTAATCGTTTTGATTTTAGGATTTTATCTTATCACTTTTGTCTCACTCGATAATTATCTACTTCCGGATAGTTACAGATATAACACACCTGAAAAAATGCAGTTGAGAGAATTGAATGAAAAAATTATTCGTCTTGCCAATGAACTAGAAAAACTCAAATCTAACAATGAGAGATTAAAAAATATTTTATTAAATCAGGATTCAACAATATTCAGAGATGAGAATACACAGAGTTCTCCTCAATTTAAAAAAAATCCAGCCGGCGGGAATGTCTATTTTGCTTTTCTGAATTTTTTATCAACAATCTTCACAGAAGATAATACTACTCAGGTTATTTTTATTAAACCTACGGATGGATATCTGAGTAGGAAATTTGACCCGGAAAACGGGCATCTCGGTATCGACTTTGCAACTAAAGAAAATAATCCGATATTTGCATCAGCAGGAGGTTATATTTCTTTTGCTGGCTATACTCCGGAATACGGTTATGTTGTTATAATTAATCATCCTGATGACTTTATAACAAGATATATGCATTGTTCAGCAATAATCAGAAAGCAAGGCGAAAGGATTATTCAGGGAGAAGTTATAGCATTAGCTGGTAATTCCGGTACCAGAACAACAGGTACGCATTTACATTTTGAGATCTGGCATAAAGGCAAACCTGTGGATCCTGAAAAGTTTCTTATAAAATTTTAAGGAGGTTATTTTGAAATCAAAAACAAATGGAAGTTATATGGACGAAGTCACTATCATAAGCAGTGGTGTTGTCATTGAAGGTAAAGTAAACAGCAATGGCAATATCCGTGTTGACGGAACAATTAAAGGGGATATCGTTGCTCAGGGGAATCTTACTGTCGGTGATTCAGGAAATATTCAGGGACAGCTAACAGGCGATATAGTAACCATTGGTGGAAAAGTTGAAGGTTCTGTAAATGCTAAAGATAAACTTGTACTGGAAGCAAAATCTGTTCTAAAAGGAGATATTGTTACCAAAGTATTGGTTGTTGAAGCTGGTGCTGTGTTCGAAGGAAAAAGTTCGATGAGCGGACATTCGTCAGCTCCTAAAATTCAGTCCTGAGCAATATGAAAACTGATCCGGAAAAACTATCCGGTGTTGGTAAATCACTTAAAGAAGTTGGACCTTATCTTGGGATAGGGGTTCAACTTGCAGCAACAATTGTGTTGATGGTTTTGATTGGAAACTGGCTGGATAAAAAATTCGGCCAGAAATTTATATTTACTTTGATTTTCGGTCTTCTGGGTATTTTCTCAGGGATGTATAATTTGCTTAAAACTTTGAATTATCTTGAAAAAAGAAAAAAAGAATCAAACAATGCAGAAAAATAAACTTTTTATCTTTTTTTCCGTGATAATTCCTTTACTTGCACTTTCTGTTTTTTCTGCTTTGTTTCTTTCAGCCGCAATAGACTTTTCTTTATTCAAATCATATTCTTTAGGAGTTTTAATTGCTTCTATCAATTTTCTCATAGGATTTATCGCCATAAAGATTGGTCTAAATAAGCCAAATAAAAGTTTTCTATTAATAGTTTTTGGGGCAGTTGTAGTCAGGTTTTTTTTGATATTCGCTTTGATTATTCTGACATTAAGTTTCTTGTATGTTAGAATGAATTCTTTTATTTTTACAACCTTTACTTTCTATTTTTATTTTCTAATTGTAGAAATTTTATATCTCAAAAACCAAAAAATTTTGATAAAAAACGAATAATTGATGGATTCTTTAACAACACAGATAGCAACCGACAGTCTGAAAAATTCTCACTCAGAATCCGGTGGAAGTTGGATTCTTCACCATGTTATGGATGGAAACTATCTGGATTTCTCACCGTTTGGAAAGGTCTATCTTCCGCATTTGGAATTGTTTGGATTTGATATTTCAATTACACGGCATGTTGTGTTTATGTGGCTGGCAGCTATTCTGCTTACATATGTTTTTATTAAAGTAGCAAAATCATATCAAAATTCTCTTGTTCCAAAAGGCACAACAAATTTCTGGGAAGTTTTTATTGTATTCGTTCGCGATGAAATTGCTAAACCAACCATTGGTAAAGGTTACGAAAGATTTCTTCCGTATTTGTTAACAGCATTCTTTTTCATTTTGTTTGGAAACTTTTTAGGACTTATACCTTTTTCCGCAACATTCACAAGTAACATTGCTGTTACGGCAACACTTGCAACGATGTCATTTTTAGCAATTCAACTTGGTGGAATTAAGAACAACGGATTCTTTGGATACTTTAAGGGGTTAATACCTCACGGCGTTCCGGTTTTTCTTTTACCGATTATGATTGTAGTTGAGGTGCTTGGCTTATTTACAAAACCATTTGCTTTAGCGATTCGTCTTTTTGCTAATATGACTGCCGGACATATTGTTATCTATGCATTGATAAGTTTGATATTTGTTATGCAAAGCTATCTTATTTCTCCTGTTTCAGTGGGAATGGCTTTGTTTATTTATAGTTTGGAAGTTTTAGTAGCATTGCTACAAGCTTATATATTCACAATGCTGTCATCTCTGTTTATCGGAATGGCAGTTCATCAGGAACATTAAAATTATTCATTAAACTATTTAAGGAGGAAATTAATGGATTTCGCATATTTAGCAGCTGGCTTAGGAGCTGGATTAACAATTTTTGGCGGAGCTTTAGGTATTGGTAAATTAGCTGCTGCAGCTATGGATGCAAGCGGTCGTCAACCTGAAGCTGCTGGTGCAATCAGAACTTCAATGATTATTGCTGCTGCACTTATTGAAGGTATTTCTCTATTTGCATTGGTTATTTGCTTTATTCTTGCAAGTAAATAATTAAACGGATTTTCAATCCGGTTCTAACTAATAATTAATTTTAAAATTATGATAGCAAAAATTTACTTTGCTGTGATTTCTATTATTGCATCAGAAGGCGGTGGTGGTGGATTGCTCTCCGTTGATGGAGGTTTGGCATTCTGGACCACTTTAACTTTTCTGATCCTTCTCTTTATTCTTGGCAAGTTTGCCTGGAAACCTATTCTTACTGCACTTAAGCAAAGAGAAGAAGCAATAAAGGAATCTTTAGCTCAGGCAGAATTAGCAAAAGAAGAAGCCAAAAAAATTCTTGCTGAAAATCAGGCAAGTTTGGCAAAAGCAGAAGAGGAATCTAAAAAGATTATTGAACAGAGCAGAGCTTATGCTGAAAATCTTAAACAACAGATTATCAATGAAAGCAAAGCTCAGGCACAGAAACTTATTGAAGATGCTTCTGCTGAAATAGAAAGAAAAAAACTCGCAGCATTCGATGAATTGAAAAATCAGGTTGCTCAGATTGCTGTTGACGCAGCATCAAAAATTCTTAAAGAAAATTTGGATGCTGAAAAAAACAAACAGCTTGTTGAAAAGTATATCAAGGAAATCTCAAAGAACTGAATATGAGTTACGGAAAAGTTGCAATAAGATATGCTACTTCATTTCTTGAATCCTCTATCGAGAAGAAAACTCTTGATAGAGCAGCCGATGATATGAGTGTCGTTTTAAATGCGATTGAATCCAGTTCTTTATTGAGAAGATTTCTTGAAAATCCGGTTGTTAAAACTGAGCAAAAGAAATCTGTTTTAAGAGAAATTTTTAGCAAAAATGTTTCGGCTGATACAATCAATTTCATTGAATTTGTAGTTGATAAAAATCGTGAGTCTGCACTTAAAGATATTGCAGAGAAATTTTTAGAACTTAAAGATGAATATTCCGGTGTCGCAAGAGTCGAAATAAAATCTGCATTTGAGCTTAGCTCTGAGCAGAAAAAAATGCTTGAGCAGAGATTTGAATCAATTCTCAATAAAAAAGTTATTGCGAATTATTCGGTTGATGAAAAAGTTATCGGTGGTTTTGTTGCAAAAGTTAAAGATACAGTTTATGATGCCTCTATTGCCCATCAGCTTGAGTTGTTGCGTCAGCAATTATTAAAAGGAAGTTTATTACTTAACTAAAGGAATTAAAAAGGAATTTTATATGGCAGAAGTAAGACCTGATGAAATATCCGAAATATTAAGGAAACAATTAACAGGTTTCGAAAGTGAAGTTGATATCTATGATGTAGGAACTGTTCTGCAGGTTGGTGATGGTATTGCCCGCGTTTATGGATTATCCCAGGTTATGGCAAGTGAACTTGTTGAATTTCCTAATGATGTATTCGGAATGGTTCTTAACCTCGAAGAAGACAGCGTTGGTGTTGTTCTTTTTGGCGAATCAACCAAAGTAAAAGAAGGTGATGTTGTCAAAAGAACAAAGCGTGTTGCTTCGATGCCCGTTGGTGAAGAGATGCTTGGAAGAGTTATTACTCCGCTTGGTATTCCAATCGATGGAAAAGGACCAATCAAAACAGAAAAGTTTTTGCCAATTGAAAGAAAAGCTCTTGGTGTTATTCAAAGACAACCGGTTAAAGAACCTCTTCAAACTGGTATAACAGCTATTGATGCGATGATTCCAATAGGAAGAGGACAGAGAGAATTAATTATTGGTGATAGACAGACCGGAAAAACTGCAGTTGCTATTGATGCAATAATCAATCAAAAATACACTCACACAGAGGAAGCAAAGCAGTTAGGAATCAAACCAGTTTATTGCGTTTATGTTGCTATTGGTCAGAAAGAGTCTACTGTTGCTCAGGTTGTGGCAAAACTTGAAGAACATGGTGCAATGGCTTATACAACAGTTATTACTGCGTCTGCTTCTGATCCGGCACCACTGCAGTTCATAGCTCCGTATTCAGGTGCAACTTTGGGTGAATTCTTTAGGGATTCAGGAAGACATGCTCTTTGCATTTATGATGACTTATCAAAACAAGCTCAGGCATACAGAGAACTTTCTCTTCTTTTAAGAAGACCTCCCGGACGTGAAGCTTATCCTGGTGATGTTTTCTATCTTCACTCACGATTGCTTGAAAGAGCTTCAAAACTTAGTGATGAACTTGGTGGCGGAAGTTTAACTGCATTACCGGTAATTGAAACTCAGCAAGGTGATGTATCGGCTTATATTCCAACTAATGTTATTTCGATTACCGATGGTCAGATTTATCTGGAGTCGAATTTATTCAACGCAGGAGTTAGACCTGCAATCAATGTTGGTATCTCTGTATCTCGTGTTGGCGGTAATGCACAAATCAAAGCTATGAAAAAAGTTGCAGGTTCATTGAAACTTGATTTAGCACAATACAGAGAACTCGAAGCATTTGCAAAATTCGGTTCTGATTTGGATAAAGCAACTCAGGCAACTCTTGCAAAAGGTTCCAGATTAGTTGAATTGTTAAAACAAGGTCAGTATTCGCCGGTTCCTGTTGAGCGTCAGGTCGTTAGTATTTATTTAGGTACGCGCGGTTATATGGATTCAATTGCAGTTCACGATATAAAGAGATTTGAAAAAGAAATTCTTGAGTTCATTAGTGTGAAGTATAATCAGATATTTGAGAATATTAAGAAAGAAAAAGACTTAAGTAAAGAAACAGAAGAAATGATTAAAAAAGCTGCTGAAGAGTTTCTTCCAACATTTAAAAAATCTTAAGCTAAGCAAAAACTGAATGGCAACATTAAGAGACATAAAGCAGAGAATAAAAGGCGTTAAAAGTACGCAGCAAATTACTAAAGCAATGAAAATGGTTGCTGCGGCAAAGTTGCGTCGTGCTACGGAAGCTATCTTAAATGCAAGACCATACGCAAGAAAAATTCAAACTTTACTTTCACACCTTGCAAGCAATGACGACCTGATGAATAATCCTTTGTTTATTTCTCGCGATGTTAAAAATGTTGCTGTTGTTGTTGTGACTGCTGACAGAGGCCTTTGCGGTGCATTCAATACAAATATTATTCGTGAAGCCACTCGTTATATTCAGGAAGAACTGCAGGAAAAAAATATTTCACATAGTTTGTTTTGCCTCGGTAAAAAAGGTTCTGATTATTTTTCAAAAAGAAATTATAATGTTGTTCAGATAAATCCCGGCATTTTCGCTTCGCTCAATTATTCAATTGCACAGCGGCTTTCTGATCAACTAATCTCTGGTTTTCTAAATGGTGAATTTGATAAAGTGATTCTGATATTCAATGAATTTAAATCAATTATTCAACAGAAAATTGTTGTAGAGCAATTCCTTCCGATTCCTGTTGATAGCAATGAAAAAAGTGAAAGCCACGCTGAAGCAAATTATATCTACGAGCCGAATCAAAAAGCAATATTTGAATATCTTATTCCCAAACATCTCAAAGCTCAGCTTTGGAGAGTTTTACTCGAATCAAATGCTGCTGAATTTGCGGCGAGAATGACTGCTATGGATAATGCAACAACTAATGCCAAGGAATTGATTAGAACTTTAAATCTTAAATACAACAAAGAACGACAAGCTGCAATTACAAAAGAGATACTTGAAATTGTATCCGGTGCAAATGCATTAAAGGCAAGCTGATTTAAGAATTGATATGTATAGAAAGGTATTGAGAATATGTTTGAAGAATTATCCTTAAAATTAGATGCTGCTCTTAAGAAGATAACAGGTCAGGGAAGACTTACCGAAGCTAACATTTCTGATACTCTCAGAGAAATCCGAAGAATACTTCTTGATGCTGATGTAAATTATAAAGTTGCAAAAGACTTTATTGAAAAAGTTAAAGAAAAAGCTCTTGGTAAGGAAGTTATCGCTTCCATCACACCGGGTCAGTTAATTACTAAGATAATTTATGATGAACTTGTAGAATTACTTGGTGGTGGTCATTCGGAAATTGTACTTAATCCAACCGGTGCGACGATAATTCTTGTTGTAGGATTACAAGGTTCTGGTAAAACAACTTTTTCAGCAAAGCTTGCTAAAAGACTTAAAGAAAGAAAAAGAAAAGTACTGCTTGTTGCTGCAGATATTTACAGACCTGCTGCAATCGAACAATTAAAAATTTTAGGTCAGCAAATTGATGTTCCCGTATTCTCACTTGCGCAAAAGGATGCCCGGCTGGTAGCTTCGGAATCACTAAAGTATACTAAGGACAAAGGTTTAGATACTCTTATTATTGATACTGCCGGAAGACTTCATGTTGATGATGAAATGATGAAAGAAGTTGCTGACATTAAAGAAATTGTAAAACCAACAGAGACTTTATTTGTTGTTGATTCGATGACAGGGCAGGATGCAGTTAATTCTGCAAAAGCTTTTAATGAAACTGTTAACTTTGATGGAATTGTTCTTTCGAAACTTGATGGTGATGCAAGAGGTGGTGCTGCTATTTCCATTAGGTCTGTTGTTGGCAAACCAATTAAATTTGTTTCAAACGGTGAGAAGTTAGAAAATCTTGATGTGTTCTATCCTGACAGATTAGCATCCAGAATTCTTGGCAAAGGCGATATTATTTCTTTGGTTGAAAAAGCCCAGGAAAGCATTGATGAGCTTGAAGCCAAGCGAATGGAAGAAAAATTAAGAAAGAATAAATTTGATTTTGAAGATTTTCTTAAGCAAATTAAGCTCATAAAGAAAATGGGTTCTTTGTCAAGTTTGATTGGAATGATTCCCGGACTTGGTTCTCAGATAAAAAATGCGCAAATTGATGACAAAGCACTGATAAAAGTTGAGGCAATAATTAACTCGATGACTAAACAAGAAAGAGAAAATCCCAAAGTTCTGAACGGTAGTCGTCGAAAACGAATTGCTCGTGGAAGCGGAACCACTATTCAGGATGTGAATCGTTTAATCAAGCAATTTCAGGAAATGCAAAGGATGATGAGCCTGATGAATAAAAAAGGATTCTTCAACTCATCAAATAAAAATTTTAAATTTAATTGATAATGATATAAATACCGGAGGTATAACTTGGCTGTTAAGTTAAGACTAAGAAGAATGGGTAAGAAGAAACAACCCATCTACAAAATTGTTGCTGCGGATTCCCGTTCACCAAGAGATGGGAAATTTATTGAAGCAGTTGGTGTGTATAATCCTCTGACAAATCCTCATACAATTGATCTGAAAGAGGATAGAGTAAACTACTGGTTAAATTGCGGTGCAATTCCTACTTTAACTGTTAGAAGTTTATTAAGTCAGAAAGGAATATTACTTAAGAGACATCTCGAGAAAAAAGGATTTCCGCAGGAAAAAGTTGAAGCAGAAATTCAGAACTGGCAAAAGTTAAAAGAAGCCAGTGCTCAGAAGGGTCAAACCAGGAAGAAAAAGAAATCTGCTTCAGAAGAGCAGAAAGCAGAAGCACCTGCTAACTAATTTTGTATTCTCAGTGTACAGCAGAAGTTAAGGGTGCTACTTCTGAAAACTGTTGAAAAAATGTAATTATTTTTTCACGGATTACTGTACATAATTACATAAGCGCCCGCATCAATCGTAGGAGGCACTGCTATGAAAGAATTCATTGAATTCATTGCCAAGCATCTGGTTGACCACCCGGATGGTGTTGTTGTTGAAGAAAAGGCAGTTGAAGAAAAGAAAGTTGTTCTTTCTCTGAAAGTAAAACCTGAAGATGTCGGTAAAGTTATCGGCAAACAAGGTAAAACTGCCCAGGCAATGAGAACATTGCTTACTGCTGTAGCAGCTAAAGATGGTAAGCGCGCTGTTTTGGAAATTGAAGATTAAAGATAAAGTTGAATGATTTTTTTCTTATTGCTAAAGTAGTTGCGGTTTCTGCTAGGGATGGTTTTGTAAAACTAAAACTTTTTACTGATCATCCGGAGAGACTCTATACTACTAAATCTATTTTTGTTGATTTCTGGGGTAATAAGAAAAAATTCGTAATTGAAGAAATTCTGAAAAGGGGTGATAGTTATCTTCTTAAGTTGAAAAATTTTTCAACTGAAAGAGAGCTGCAGGTTTTTGTTGGTAAAGAAATTTTTCTTGAGCAAAAAGATTTACCACCTCTGGAGGAAAATTCTTTTTACATTCACGATCTTGTTGGATGTAAAGTGTTTTGCGCTGATAAGTTTTTAGGTATTGTTAAGGATGTTCTTTCTACACCGGCTAATGATGTTTTGGAAATAACTGATGAGAATAATACAACTAAGCTTTTACCTTTTGTTCTTAAATTTTTTGATGAAATTAATCCTGAGCAAAAAATTATTTTTGTGAAAGAAGATAGTGGAATTTGTGATGATGAGGATTGATATTATATCTGCTGTACCTGAATTGTTAACAAGTCCCTTGAATTCAAGTATTCTTAAAAGGGCTCAGAATAAAAAGAAAATAGAAATATATGTTCACAATCTGCGAGATTATGCTTTTAATAAACACAAGCAGATTGATGATAAGCCGTTTGGCGGCGGTCCCGGAATGATTCTAAAGCCCGAACCGTTCTTTGAATGTATTGAAAAACTGCAAAGTGAAAGAAAATATGATCATATTATTTTCACAACACCGAAAGGAAAAATTTTTGATCAAAAGTATGCTAATAAACTTTCGCTTGCAAAGAATATAATTATAATTGCTGGTCACTATAAAGAAATTGACGATCGTGTAAGACAACATTTTGCAACTGATGAAATATCAATTGGTAAATTTGTTCTTACTGGCGGTGAGCTTCCTGCATTGATTATAGTTGATGCTGTGGTTCGATTAATTCCCGGAGTTTTAAATGATAGTGAAGCTGCTCTGGACGATTCATTTCAGGATGGTGAAATTGTTGAAGCACCTTATTATACAAGGCCGGCTGAATATCGTGGAATGAAAGTTCCTGAAGTTCTTCTTTCAGGAAATGAAAAAGAAATTAAAAAATGGAAAGAAGAACAATCTAAAATTTTAACTGAAAAATGGAAGAATTATAATAATTAGCGGAGTACGAAATGATAGACTTGAATAATGTAATATCGGATCAAATAAGAACTGATATACCTAAATTTAACACGGGTGACAGAATCCGTGTTCATGTAAGAGTTATCGAAGGTGAAAAAGAAAGAATTCAGCCCTTCGAAGGTGATGTTATAAGCATCAGAGGAACGGGATTAAACAAGACTTTCACAGTAAGAAAAATTTCAAGCGGTGTTGGTGTTGAAAGAATTTTCCCGTTTAACTCTCCCAAAATTGCTAAGGTTGAACTTATTAAAGAGGGAAGCGTTAGA
This genomic window contains:
- a CDS encoding L-threonylcarbamoyladenylate synthase; translation: MNTQVVKFINIDENFDQAIKFATELFFNGGVFIYPTDTIYGFGGNPFNDEVLRKITKIKGRPDWKRYIHLIGSVEILAKYADIKSEKFYDFLLSIWPNPISVVLKLNEQTRDILGSDTGAFRIPNNRFCLRFLNEIKMPLISTSVNRSGKEPMNDPDMIMQEFGKEIDALFYSSQKSFFEASTVIDLSDDKPKLIREGKIKFSDIIKNFK
- a CDS encoding M23 family metallopeptidase; amino-acid sequence: MKIKFDKKRLKKLTEFSVVLVPHDPSTGTKTIKLSFLKITTLILIYTLIVLILGFYLITFVSLDNYLLPDSYRYNTPEKMQLRELNEKIIRLANELEKLKSNNERLKNILLNQDSTIFRDENTQSSPQFKKNPAGGNVYFAFLNFLSTIFTEDNTTQVIFIKPTDGYLSRKFDPENGHLGIDFATKENNPIFASAGGYISFAGYTPEYGYVVIINHPDDFITRYMHCSAIIRKQGERIIQGEVIALAGNSGTRTTGTHLHFEIWHKGKPVDPEKFLIKF
- a CDS encoding polymer-forming cytoskeletal protein, producing the protein MKSKTNGSYMDEVTIISSGVVIEGKVNSNGNIRVDGTIKGDIVAQGNLTVGDSGNIQGQLTGDIVTIGGKVEGSVNAKDKLVLEAKSVLKGDIVTKVLVVEAGAVFEGKSSMSGHSSAPKIQS
- a CDS encoding AtpZ/AtpI family protein produces the protein MKTDPEKLSGVGKSLKEVGPYLGIGVQLAATIVLMVLIGNWLDKKFGQKFIFTLIFGLLGIFSGMYNLLKTLNYLEKRKKESNNAEK
- the atpB gene encoding F0F1 ATP synthase subunit A, translating into MDSLTTQIATDSLKNSHSESGGSWILHHVMDGNYLDFSPFGKVYLPHLELFGFDISITRHVVFMWLAAILLTYVFIKVAKSYQNSLVPKGTTNFWEVFIVFVRDEIAKPTIGKGYERFLPYLLTAFFFILFGNFLGLIPFSATFTSNIAVTATLATMSFLAIQLGGIKNNGFFGYFKGLIPHGVPVFLLPIMIVVEVLGLFTKPFALAIRLFANMTAGHIVIYALISLIFVMQSYLISPVSVGMALFIYSLEVLVALLQAYIFTMLSSLFIGMAVHQEH
- a CDS encoding ATP synthase F0 subunit C; this translates as MDFAYLAAGLGAGLTIFGGALGIGKLAAAAMDASGRQPEAAGAIRTSMIIAAALIEGISLFALVICFILASK
- the atpF gene encoding F0F1 ATP synthase subunit B, encoding MIAKIYFAVISIIASEGGGGGLLSVDGGLAFWTTLTFLILLFILGKFAWKPILTALKQREEAIKESLAQAELAKEEAKKILAENQASLAKAEEESKKIIEQSRAYAENLKQQIINESKAQAQKLIEDASAEIERKKLAAFDELKNQVAQIAVDAASKILKENLDAEKNKQLVEKYIKEISKN
- the atpH gene encoding ATP synthase F1 subunit delta — translated: MSYGKVAIRYATSFLESSIEKKTLDRAADDMSVVLNAIESSSLLRRFLENPVVKTEQKKSVLREIFSKNVSADTINFIEFVVDKNRESALKDIAEKFLELKDEYSGVARVEIKSAFELSSEQKKMLEQRFESILNKKVIANYSVDEKVIGGFVAKVKDTVYDASIAHQLELLRQQLLKGSLLLN
- the atpA gene encoding F0F1 ATP synthase subunit alpha, translating into MAEVRPDEISEILRKQLTGFESEVDIYDVGTVLQVGDGIARVYGLSQVMASELVEFPNDVFGMVLNLEEDSVGVVLFGESTKVKEGDVVKRTKRVASMPVGEEMLGRVITPLGIPIDGKGPIKTEKFLPIERKALGVIQRQPVKEPLQTGITAIDAMIPIGRGQRELIIGDRQTGKTAVAIDAIINQKYTHTEEAKQLGIKPVYCVYVAIGQKESTVAQVVAKLEEHGAMAYTTVITASASDPAPLQFIAPYSGATLGEFFRDSGRHALCIYDDLSKQAQAYRELSLLLRRPPGREAYPGDVFYLHSRLLERASKLSDELGGGSLTALPVIETQQGDVSAYIPTNVISITDGQIYLESNLFNAGVRPAINVGISVSRVGGNAQIKAMKKVAGSLKLDLAQYRELEAFAKFGSDLDKATQATLAKGSRLVELLKQGQYSPVPVERQVVSIYLGTRGYMDSIAVHDIKRFEKEILEFISVKYNQIFENIKKEKDLSKETEEMIKKAAEEFLPTFKKS
- the atpG gene encoding ATP synthase F1 subunit gamma; amino-acid sequence: MATLRDIKQRIKGVKSTQQITKAMKMVAAAKLRRATEAILNARPYARKIQTLLSHLASNDDLMNNPLFISRDVKNVAVVVVTADRGLCGAFNTNIIREATRYIQEELQEKNISHSLFCLGKKGSDYFSKRNYNVVQINPGIFASLNYSIAQRLSDQLISGFLNGEFDKVILIFNEFKSIIQQKIVVEQFLPIPVDSNEKSESHAEANYIYEPNQKAIFEYLIPKHLKAQLWRVLLESNAAEFAARMTAMDNATTNAKELIRTLNLKYNKERQAAITKEILEIVSGANALKAS
- the ffh gene encoding signal recognition particle protein codes for the protein MFEELSLKLDAALKKITGQGRLTEANISDTLREIRRILLDADVNYKVAKDFIEKVKEKALGKEVIASITPGQLITKIIYDELVELLGGGHSEIVLNPTGATIILVVGLQGSGKTTFSAKLAKRLKERKRKVLLVAADIYRPAAIEQLKILGQQIDVPVFSLAQKDARLVASESLKYTKDKGLDTLIIDTAGRLHVDDEMMKEVADIKEIVKPTETLFVVDSMTGQDAVNSAKAFNETVNFDGIVLSKLDGDARGGAAISIRSVVGKPIKFVSNGEKLENLDVFYPDRLASRILGKGDIISLVEKAQESIDELEAKRMEEKLRKNKFDFEDFLKQIKLIKKMGSLSSLIGMIPGLGSQIKNAQIDDKALIKVEAIINSMTKQERENPKVLNGSRRKRIARGSGTTIQDVNRLIKQFQEMQRMMSLMNKKGFFNSSNKNFKFN
- the rpsP gene encoding 30S ribosomal protein S16, with product MAVKLRLRRMGKKKQPIYKIVAADSRSPRDGKFIEAVGVYNPLTNPHTIDLKEDRVNYWLNCGAIPTLTVRSLLSQKGILLKRHLEKKGFPQEKVEAEIQNWQKLKEASAQKGQTRKKKKSASEEQKAEAPAN
- a CDS encoding KH domain-containing protein — protein: MKEFIEFIAKHLVDHPDGVVVEEKAVEEKKVVLSLKVKPEDVGKVIGKQGKTAQAMRTLLTAVAAKDGKRAVLEIED
- the rimM gene encoding ribosome maturation factor RimM (Essential for efficient processing of 16S rRNA), which codes for MNDFFLIAKVVAVSARDGFVKLKLFTDHPERLYTTKSIFVDFWGNKKKFVIEEILKRGDSYLLKLKNFSTERELQVFVGKEIFLEQKDLPPLEENSFYIHDLVGCKVFCADKFLGIVKDVLSTPANDVLEITDENNTTKLLPFVLKFFDEINPEQKIIFVKEDSGICDDED
- the trmD gene encoding tRNA (guanosine(37)-N1)-methyltransferase TrmD, whose amino-acid sequence is MRIDIISAVPELLTSPLNSSILKRAQNKKKIEIYVHNLRDYAFNKHKQIDDKPFGGGPGMILKPEPFFECIEKLQSERKYDHIIFTTPKGKIFDQKYANKLSLAKNIIIIAGHYKEIDDRVRQHFATDEISIGKFVLTGGELPALIIVDAVVRLIPGVLNDSEAALDDSFQDGEIVEAPYYTRPAEYRGMKVPEVLLSGNEKEIKKWKEEQSKILTEKWKNYNN
- the rplS gene encoding 50S ribosomal protein L19, whose product is MNNVISDQIRTDIPKFNTGDRIRVHVRVIEGEKERIQPFEGDVISIRGTGLNKTFTVRKISSGVGVERIFPFNSPKIAKVELIKEGSVRRAKLYYLRKLSGKAAKIKSKNP